From the genome of Deltaproteobacteria bacterium, one region includes:
- the moaC gene encoding cyclic pyranopterin monophosphate synthase MoaC (MoaC; along with MoaA is involved in conversion of a guanosine derivative into molybdopterin precursor Z; involved in molybdenum cofactor biosynthesis) has product MTELTHFDDKGRARMVDVSHKEVTSREAVVRGTVSMAPRTFEMIQTRAIAKG; this is encoded by the coding sequence ATGACCGAACTCACCCATTTTGATGACAAAGGAAGGGCCAGGATGGTCGATGTAAGCCACAAGGAAGTTACTTCCAGGGAGGCCGTTGTCCGGGGGACGGTCTCTATGGCCCCTCGAACCTTCGAAATGATTCAAACCAGAGCGATTGCAAAGGGAGA